GACCAGTCGCTGCTGCTGGTGCGGCGCTCGGCCTAGGACTCGATGTCGAAGTAGATGCGGGCGGTGACGCGGTACTCCGCGATCTTCTTGCCGTCGAGCTTCATCTCCAACTCCCCGACGCGGACCCACTTGAGGCCGCGCACGGTACGGGCGGCTTCGGCCACCGCGTTGTCGGCGGCCCTGGCGAAGCTGTCCTTGGAAACCCCCACCACCTCGATCACTTTCTGAGCCATGGAATCCCTCCTGGGGGCGCAAGGGTATGACGTTTCGGGGCCAGGGTCAAATGGGAGTGCTTCCGGAGCGGCGGAAGGCCTGGCGGACGCCCGGCTGGAGGAGATAGCCGAAGAGGAAGGCCCAGAAGGC
The sequence above is a segment of the Terriglobales bacterium genome. Coding sequences within it:
- a CDS encoding dodecin family protein, with translation MAQKVIEVVGVSKDSFARAADNAVAEAARTVRGLKWVRVGELEMKLDGKKIAEYRVTARIYFDIES